One window from the genome of Mauremys mutica isolate MM-2020 ecotype Southern chromosome 4, ASM2049712v1, whole genome shotgun sequence encodes:
- the LOC123369313 gene encoding uncharacterized protein LOC123369313 yields the protein MMAEDSPKRRKANFNEAETEVLIEQVLKHEQLLFAAGPGRASPGQKRRVWELIRHKVNPVAACPRDVEDLKKRWRDLKRRDRSKLCRLSQGCGPAGHPGGLGLLLCTEEMPQPTPQPDHHRAYGSALGPAEAVPIVGGIDTLDLPGASVVDIGFTDDPGPSHQPCLEKMNLKEEIVVKVVEPEESSEDMAVVPPSQEQLPFLGTAGGGLSGKVKAKTKGRSQTDQNEITEEDLMQIQQNQMQVIQSGFDSVNHNLRLLQQGMQDLSNSLSIMAHTLVAIKNVYVKNNTGPTTYATTSTQTTAGYLSPGSPQISPAEDRGRAQVAGSSSRSSSCSSSSMSQEPGPSEFPRPPLRTIKKEHPNGCYYFCFADV from the exons ATGATGGCCGAGGACTCGCCCAAGCGGCGCAAGGCCAATTTCAACGAGGCGGAGACCGAGGTGCTGATCGAGCAGGTGCTGAAGCACGAGCAGCTGCTGTtcgcggcggggccgggccgcgccTCCCCGGGCCAGAAGCGGCGGGTCTGGGAGCTGATCCGGCACAAGGTGAACCCGGTGGCCGCCTGCCCCCGCGACGTGGAGGATCTCAAGAAGCGCTGGAGGGACCTGAAGCGGCGCGACCGCAGCAAGCTCTGCCGCCTCTCGCAGGGCTGCGGCCCCGCCGGCCACCCCGGGGGGCTCGGCCTGCTGCTGTGCACGGAGGAGATGCCCCAGCCCACCCCGCAGCCCGACCACCACCGCGCCTACGGCTCCGCGCTGGGCCCCGCCGAGGCCGTGCCCATCGTGGGCGGCATCGACACGCTGGACCTGCCCGGAGCCTCCGTGGTGGACATCG GGTTTACAGATGATCCTGGTCCATCCCACCAACCCTGTCTTGAGAAAATGAACTTAAAAGAGGAAATAGTAGTGAAGGTAGTGGAGCCAGAAGAAAGTTCTGAGGACATGGCTGTGGTTCCACCTAGCCAGGAGCAACTGCCCTTTCTGGGAACAGCTGGGGGTGGCTTGTCTGGGAAAgtaaaagccaaaacaaaaggcCGGTCTCAGACAGACCAAAATGAAATTACTGAAGAGGACCTAATGCAGATCCAGCAGAACCAGATGCAGGTGATCCAGTCTGGCTTTGACAGTGTCAACCACAACCTTCGGCTGCTGCAGCAAGGCATGCAAGATCTCAGCAACAGCCTCAGTATTATGGCACACACACTGGTGGCTATCAAAAATGTTTATGTGAAAAACAACACTGGCCCAACCACCTATGCCACCACCTCTACTCAGACCACAGCAGGGTACCTGAGTCCTGGGTCTCCCCAGATCTCCCCAGCTGAGGACAGAGGCAGAGCACAggtggctggaagcagcagcagaagcagcagctgcagttccaGCTCTATGTCTCAAGAACCAGGCCCTTCAGAATTTCCTAGACCACCCCTGAGAACCATTAAGAAAGAACATCCAAATGGCTGCTACTATTTCTGTTTTGCAGATGTTTAA